The following proteins are co-located in the Spirosoma montaniterrae genome:
- a CDS encoding RagB/SusD family nutrient uptake outer membrane protein, producing MKATTYLLLFLLVSTTACREFLEEKPTALIVGNQFYNTDRDLIEAVNSVYGQLSSNYQERIPAFNELRSDLVQFGPQGDNAAAWQPWDLFTFNDLDGNLLNAWSTFYTAVNNANALIASVPSATGASALIKNRTQAEARFLRAFTYFNLVRLWGSVPLILTPTAGLNNIQPPKSTEDDIYAAIIADLQYAAGETQQNPGLPLIYGGADNGRVTLGAANALLAEVYLTRRNWAKAAEYAKKVMDSGRYALWPNYNDAFLFANKYAANSAPNGETIFDIQFNQDAAVPSFIMRWTPPRGVILQGIAGREGLGRYTVPPLGFRLFSPQDDRRTAIFPPTIVNNQGRTIPYTPFRGSAGTAAPDTLNYYTLKYKLTGQNAPFANSANNWPILRLADVLLIQAEALNEAGGPTADAYAAINRVRNRARMPNLTAGLNQAAFRDSLYAERARELFLEGDRWFDLVRTNRLVSELAKVGITVTNNQRFLPIPQSEKDLNPNLN from the coding sequence ATGAAAGCCACTACGTATCTACTTCTTTTCCTGCTCGTGTCAACAACGGCCTGTAGGGAATTTCTGGAAGAAAAACCAACCGCACTGATTGTTGGCAATCAGTTTTATAACACAGACCGGGATTTAATTGAAGCCGTCAACTCCGTCTACGGGCAACTGTCCTCGAATTATCAGGAGCGGATACCCGCCTTCAATGAGTTGCGCTCAGATCTGGTGCAGTTTGGGCCACAGGGCGACAATGCCGCTGCCTGGCAACCTTGGGATTTATTTACGTTCAATGACCTGGACGGCAACCTGTTGAATGCCTGGAGTACGTTCTACACCGCCGTCAATAACGCCAACGCCCTTATTGCCAGTGTCCCTTCGGCAACCGGTGCGTCAGCCCTGATTAAGAACCGAACACAGGCCGAGGCTCGTTTCCTGCGGGCTTTCACGTATTTCAATCTGGTTCGGCTGTGGGGGTCGGTGCCATTGATTCTGACACCCACTGCCGGACTGAACAACATTCAGCCGCCAAAAAGTACTGAAGATGACATCTACGCAGCCATTATCGCTGATTTGCAGTATGCAGCCGGCGAAACCCAGCAGAACCCCGGCCTGCCGCTTATTTATGGGGGTGCCGACAACGGTCGGGTTACGCTGGGAGCCGCCAACGCTCTGCTGGCTGAGGTCTATCTGACGCGCCGAAACTGGGCCAAAGCTGCCGAATATGCCAAGAAAGTGATGGACTCGGGCCGGTATGCGTTGTGGCCCAATTACAACGATGCGTTTTTGTTTGCCAATAAATATGCCGCCAATTCGGCTCCCAATGGCGAGACTATTTTCGATATTCAATTCAATCAGGATGCTGCGGTGCCGTCGTTCATTATGCGCTGGACACCCCCGCGTGGGGTCATCCTACAGGGTATTGCCGGACGGGAAGGTCTTGGTCGATATACGGTTCCTCCGCTGGGCTTCCGGCTCTTCAGCCCGCAGGATGACCGCCGAACCGCCATTTTTCCGCCCACAATCGTCAACAATCAGGGGCGAACCATTCCTTACACGCCGTTCCGGGGATCTGCCGGAACGGCTGCGCCCGACACGCTCAACTATTACACCCTGAAGTATAAACTGACCGGCCAGAACGCCCCCTTTGCCAACTCGGCCAACAACTGGCCCATTTTGCGCCTGGCCGATGTGCTGCTGATTCAGGCCGAAGCCCTCAACGAAGCGGGTGGCCCCACCGCCGATGCTTACGCAGCCATTAACCGCGTTCGGAACCGGGCGCGGATGCCGAACCTGACAGCAGGGCTGAATCAGGCCGCTTTCCGTGATTCGCTTTACGCCGAACGAGCCAGAGAATTGTTCCTCGAAGGCGACCGCTGGTTCGACCTCGTGCGCACGAACCGGCTGGTTTCTGAACTGGCCAAAGTGGGTATTACCGTCACCAATAATCAACGGTTCTTGCCAATTCCGCAGTCAGAGAAGGATTTGAATCCGAATTTGAACTAA